The Chitinophagales bacterium genomic interval GCCACCTACATGAAACTCGGCAATTTTCCGCTGGCTAAAAAATATCAGTTGCAGGCATTGGAATGTTTGGAAGCGGCAGGCAACAACCGCGAAAAAGCATTGGGCTGCTCGCAAACAGCAGACTTTTTAATGCAGCACGGTGAGTTTGAACCGGCACGTCAATACTTAGATAAATGTCTGGCGTATTTGCAAATGGATGCCGCCACCGAGCGCAACGGGTTTTACTTCAACTCACTGGGCGATTTAGAAAAATTCAGTGGCAATTACACTACAGCCATTACGCTTTTCGAAAAAGCAAAAGAAGGTTACGGTGCGGGTTTGCCACCCACCACCGAAACGCAGATAGATTTGAAAATGAGTGAGTGCTATGAAGCCCTCAACGACCATGTAAATGCTTTTCGCTATCTGAAAAAATACACCACCACCAAACTCAAATATATTGATGAAGAGCGCAGTAAAGAACTGGCGCAACTGCAAGGAAAATACGAAGCAGAAAAACGCGAAACCGAACTGCGCGAGCTAAAAATAAAGCAACAGCAAACCGAACTCGAACGCAGCGAAAGCGAACTCAAAGCCATTAAAGCGCAAATGAATCCGCACTTCATCTTCAATGCGCTCAACAGCATTCAGGAGATGTTCTTTATTGGCGATAAACGTTTAGCCAACGAGCATCTCGGAAAATTCAGCCAACTCACCCGCGATATTCTTAAAGCCAGCGGCAAGCAATTCATCACGCTTGCCGAAGAAACCGAAATGCTCACCAAGTATCTGGAACTGGAGGGGCTGCGCTTCGAAAAAGATTTCTCATTCCGCATTTCGGTGAACGATGAAGATGCAGCCGATGATATTTTGTTGCCGCCCATGCTCATTCAACCCTATGTAGAAAATGCCATTCGCCACGGACTACTGCACCAAGCGGGCGAAAAGAAAATAGCTGTTCGTTTTCATTTCGATGAAGAAAAAAGTTTGCTCGCCTGCGCTGTAGAAGACAACGGAATTGGTCGTGCTGCATCTGCAAAAATCAATGCTCACCGAAACCCTTTGCACGAATCGTTTTCTACTTCTGCTAATGCCAAGCGCTTAGAACTACTCAACCAAAACCGAGAAGAAAAAATTGGCGTGCAGTATGAAGATTTACAGCAAGGCACGCGTGTATTGCTTACCATTCCAATCCGTTTTTAGATATGAGTTACTACGGCACATCCATACCCGAATTACTGAAACGTGTAGAAACCGAAACCGGAGCAAAAAAGGCCGACACTTATTTGTATCTGGCGGTTGAACACAAACCCAGCAACCCGCAAGCTGCCTTGGAGTTTGCCGAAAAAGCATTGGCTATTTGTCGGGATGGTGACTTCAAAGCCGCAGAGATTGACTATTGGACCGTGCGCGCTATTTTAGAAGAAGGCGTTTCGGCTTCGGAGCATGCCGTGGAGCATTTGCAAAAAGCAGTTGCGCTGGCAGAAGAAATTGGCGATGAACAAGGCCGGCTCACAGCGTTGCAAAAAATAGGATTGCACAAACTGCGACAGCACAAAGCAGGTGAAGCAGGTGAAATTTTAATGCGTTGTGTGGAAGATTACAAACACCTTCCCGAC includes:
- a CDS encoding histidine kinase, giving the protein MKKLYVQIAEAEAKLATANNNEKLWLWFELSKLYMNTDAAKSTAYENLILATEHITDTEIYLRACLLRASSYMNNFELDAALEIVATVVEQNKTHQSAYVQHEALVLFAYTTHLKDSTQNVAPYFEQAIALHEQLSDHDAKALCYCLYGSYNDELDPSESYKRFLVALEWARNGSHPGVLGYVLYLLGEWCVFNSTPNDALVFLLEAHALLEDNRATLFLGHTSRRLRATYMKLGNFPLAKKYQLQALECLEAAGNNREKALGCSQTADFLMQHGEFEPARQYLDKCLAYLQMDAATERNGFYFNSLGDLEKFSGNYTTAITLFEKAKEGYGAGLPPTTETQIDLKMSECYEALNDHVNAFRYLKKYTTTKLKYIDEERSKELAQLQGKYEAEKRETELRELKIKQQQTELERSESELKAIKAQMNPHFIFNALNSIQEMFFIGDKRLANEHLGKFSQLTRDILKASGKQFITLAEETEMLTKYLELEGLRFEKDFSFRISVNDEDAADDILLPPMLIQPYVENAIRHGLLHQAGEKKIAVRFHFDEEKSLLACAVEDNGIGRAASAKINAHRNPLHESFSTSANAKRLELLNQNREEKIGVQYEDLQQGTRVLLTIPIRF